In Papaver somniferum cultivar HN1 chromosome 1, ASM357369v1, whole genome shotgun sequence, a genomic segment contains:
- the LOC113337350 gene encoding F-box protein At5g07610-like: MASCSRKLPRISDKISSPSASVIANNNDLLIPILLYLPVRSLIVFKCVSKGWSSLISDPLFIRKYTIQARLSSPGLFLLKLSYADNFAYEFIRLDGKKVNGGVPLKFLNFVNDAPGLKIDGSCNGLICCSSFRCAPTSDETYYIYNPSTNRYKSILKFEHQPNSLVSVRSVSVAFNPLISPHYKVVFVWEVGKDQLQIEIFDLQTATWKVSGKPFRGHNDSFRRSGVFWNGSLHWINATKFGKWISLSNSFGYFDMEQELLMEMPVPPTPDIDEGYDRRIGYFGAYKGCLHLIPIYNHYSTCFEILEMDNNYRSLHGVEFSILLVREEDKEEESNLVIHIPGKIICYKFKDMSFITTHNLSPNPIGEESLHYRWFYAHQYIESLAIV; this comes from the exons ATGGCTTCATGTTCTCGTAAACTTCCACGCATCAGTGATAAGATTTCATCACCATCTGCATCTGTTATTGCGAACAATAATGATCTTTTAATACCTATATTGTTGTATTTGCCGGTAAGATCTCTTATTGTTTTCAAATGTGTATCAAAAGGTTGGTCCTCTCTCATTTCAGATCCATTGTTCATTCGTAAGTACACAATCCAAGCACGCCTTTCAAGTCCAGGATTATTCTTGCTGAAATTGTCTTATGCTGACAACTTCGCATATGAATTTATCAGACTGGATGGTAAGAAAGTCAATGGTGGTGTGCCTTTAAAATTTCTCAATTTTGTGAATGATGCACCAGGTTTAAAGATTGATGGATCATGTAATGGACTTATCTGTTGTAGCAGCTTTAGATGTGCGCCTACAAGTGACGAAACCTATTACATCTACAATCCATCCACAAACCGGTACAAAAGCATACTTAAATTTGAGCATCAGCCGAACAGTTTAGTTTCGGTTCGCAGTGTGAGCGTAGCTTTCAATCCACTTATATCACCTCATTACAAAGTTGTCTTTGTTTGGGAGGTTGGCAAAGACCAACTCCAGATTGAGATTTTTGATTTGCAAACTGCTACCTGGAAGGTCTCCGGAAAACCTTTCCGTGGACATAATGATTCGTTCCGCAGGTCTGGTGTGTTCTGGAATGGCTCATTGCACTGGATCAATGCAACAAAGTTTGGCAAGTGGATTAGCTTAAGTaactcttttggttattttgatATGGAACAGGAACTACTAATGGAAATGCCAGTGCCGCCAACACCGGATATTGATGAAGGGTATGACAGGAGGATTGGGTATTTTGGTGCATACAAGGGTTGTTTGCATCTTATACCAATTTACAATCACTATTCAACATGTTTTGAGATACTGGAAATGGACAACAATTACAG ATCTTTGCATGGAGTGGAATTCTCAATCTTGCTTGTTcgagaagaagataaagaagaagaatcaaatcTAGTAATCCATATACCTGGTAAGATTATTTGCTACAAGTTTAAGGACATGAGTTTCATAACAACACATAATTTGTCGCCAAATCCTATTGGGGAGGAATCACTTCATTACAGGTGGTTTTACGCCCATCAATACATCGAGTCACTCGCTATTGTTTAA
- the LOC113360982 gene encoding uncharacterized protein LOC113360982: protein MERPEGRPNPLDSPEGLSEEDERDEDENPFHDRVVHGPHHDRLEDRLVKALDLNSGGVKVEVSDMSGRMHAEDFLDWETSIENYFEWKPIAEDRKVLFVKLKLKGMALQWWKKLEEQRTRQGKEKIRSWDHMKQKLRKQFLPPDYLVTLYEKFYNFRQRALSVEEYTTEFYNIYLRVGLNETLEQLAARYILGLNIGIREEFGLLRVTNLVDAYQFALKAEERVNQRSKNRNSASRMKATSNWSRTAPKASVWSNKSKEGASTSTTTPTASGVPKVGTRLVAKCYTCGGDDRMTYTCPQKRVNFIEDGSDEGWFGDPKYDESEGEEEDLMSVRGENLVVRRILMCPRVDDEEEDWRRKSIFRTQVFCGGKVFKLILDDGSCENIVSQEVVDKLSLLTKKHPHPYKIAWFKKRNAVPITKRCLVKFSIGNFEDEVWCDVAPMDACHILLGRPWLFDKKMTHLTEANTYSFVCNGNKMTLHPMKEEDVQGGREEKGQSTSLLTCKQFQNECKETGVIYALMCKSTSDIVLESHEQPSEITELLKLFEELAPRELPNMLPPMRDIQHAIDLAPGSALPNLEAYRMPLAHRLEIRRQVEELLNKGLVKENKSLCVVPALLTPEKDGSW, encoded by the coding sequence ATGGAGAGACCAGAGGGCCGACCCAACCCTTTGGATTCACCTGAAGGTTTATCTGAAGAAGATGAACGCGACGAAGATGAAAATCCTTTTCATGATCGTGTTGTTCATGGTCCACATCATGACAGATTGGAAGATAGGTTGGTTAAAGCCCTGGATTTGAATTCTGGTGGCGTGAAGGTTGAAGTGAGTGATATGTCTGGAAGGATGCACGCGGAAGATTTCCTAGATTGGGAAACTAGCATAGAGAACTACTTCGAATGGAAGCCTATAGCTGAAGATCGGAAGGTGTTGTTTGTAAAGTTGAAGCTGAAGGGAATGGCTTTGCAATGGTGGAAAAAGCTGGAAGAACAGCGTACAAGGCAAGGCAAAGAGAAAATCAGGTCATGGGATCACATGAAACAGAAGTTGCGGAAGCAATTTCTTCCACCTGATTATTTGGTAACGTTGTATGAAAAGTTTTATAACTTTCGTCAACGTGCACTAAGTGTTGAGGAGTATACAACAGAGTTCTATAATATTTATTTAAGAGTTGGATTGAATGAGACACTCGAACAACTTGCAGCAAGATATATCCTGGGTCTAAACATAGGAATTCGAGAAGAGTTTGGTCTCCTACGGGTTACCAACCTGGTAGATGCTTATCAATTTGCTCTGAAGGCAGAGGAGAGAGTGAATCAACGTTCAAAGAACCGAAACTCTGCGAGCCGAATGAAAGCCACATCCAACTGGAGTAGAACTGCACCAAAAGCATCAGTTTGGAGTAACAAGAGCAAAGAAGGGGCCAGCACCTCAACAACAACTCCAACTGCAAGCGGAGTGCCCAAAGTCGGCACTCGTTTGGTGGCCAAGTGTTATACATGTGGAGGAGATGATCGTATGACTTACACTTGTCCACAAAAGCGGGTTAATTTCATTGAAGATGGTAGTGACGAAGGATGGTTTGGAGACCCTAAGTATGATGAATCGGAGGGTGAAGAGGAAGACTTGATGTCAGTGAGAGGGGAGAATCTGGTTGTCCGCAGAATTCTTATGTGTCCTAGGGTTGATGACGAGGAGGAAGATTGGCGTCGAAAGAGTATTTTTCGCACACAAGTTTTCTGTGGTGGTAAGGTtttcaaactgattttagatGATGGAAGTTGTGAGAATATAGTTTCTCAAGAAGTTGTAGACAAGCTAAGTCTGTTAACCAAGAAACACCCTCACCCATATAAGATTGCTTGGTTTAAGAAAAGAAACGCAGTACCTATCACGAAAAGATGCTTAGTGAAGTTTTCTATTGGCAATTTTGAAGATGAAGTGTGGTGTGATGTTGCACCTATGGATGCTTGTCACATACTATTAGGCAGACCTTGGTTGTTTGATAAGAAGATGACCCACTTGACTGAAGCTAATACTTACAGTTTCGTGTGTAACGGAAATAAGATGACGTTGCATCCTATGAAGGAAGAAGACGTGCAAGGTGGAAGAGAAGAGAAGGGGCAGTCAACAAGTTTATTAACTTGTAAACAGTTTCAGAATGAATGCAAAGAAACTGGTGTGATCTATGCGCTAATGTGTAAATCAACATCTGATATTGTCCTGGAAAGTCATGAACAACCTTCTGAAATCACTGAATTGTTGAAACTTTTCGAAGAACTTGCGCCTAGAGAGCTACCGAATATGCTGCCTCCAATGAGGGACATACAACATGCCATTGACTTGGCGCCAGGATCTGCGCTACCTAACTTGGAAGCGTATAGGATGCCTCTTGCACATCGATTGGAGATACGAAGACAAGTAGAGGAGTTATTGAACAAGGGTTTGGTCAAGGAGAACAAAAGTTTGTGTGTTGTACCAGCCTTATTGACTCCCGAGAAAGATGGTTCTTGGTGA